A region from the Paenarthrobacter aurescens genome encodes:
- a CDS encoding alpha/beta hydrolase — MHDHWKKYRQEHGGEVDEGSQEGMVNKVWESLYDTNGDPKVADADDESSAFQLVSFVPFGLRQGSETGYGASISVGDLDAAKHVTYQVPGLNTTVGHDMSSKTKQAKDQRADQREHAVPHGIDPDRLAVVAWIGAEPAKDLGVFSNDQAKVVGAALRNDVTGFNAVHESLDNTAMTTAIGHSMGSLGVMEAAKKELPVDNVVLVGDVGAPDNVTSVKDLHLNPGGTVYRGTYTVDYTAVIGHGAGSYRKYTTDPGFGAVTFGTDGATAPDGTIEHPTKTHDGQTGGENGIYGYFDRRTESSINQAKISLGLHDQLTNAKR; from the coding sequence ATGCACGACCACTGGAAGAAATACCGCCAAGAGCACGGCGGAGAAGTTGATGAAGGCTCCCAGGAAGGCATGGTCAACAAAGTCTGGGAATCGCTCTACGACACCAATGGCGACCCCAAAGTTGCCGACGCCGATGACGAGTCATCGGCTTTTCAACTCGTAAGCTTCGTTCCCTTTGGACTGCGGCAAGGATCAGAGACTGGATATGGTGCATCTATTTCCGTGGGAGACCTCGATGCCGCCAAGCACGTCACCTACCAGGTCCCCGGGCTGAATACCACCGTTGGCCATGACATGTCCTCCAAAACCAAGCAGGCCAAGGATCAAAGAGCCGATCAACGTGAACATGCTGTCCCTCATGGAATTGACCCGGACCGCCTTGCCGTCGTTGCCTGGATTGGCGCTGAACCAGCCAAGGACCTCGGTGTGTTCAGCAACGACCAGGCAAAAGTCGTGGGAGCTGCCCTTCGCAACGACGTGACAGGGTTCAACGCTGTTCATGAAAGCCTCGACAACACTGCCATGACAACAGCTATCGGGCACTCCATGGGATCCCTCGGGGTAATGGAAGCAGCAAAAAAAGAGCTGCCTGTCGATAACGTCGTTCTCGTCGGTGACGTTGGAGCCCCTGATAACGTGACCTCTGTGAAAGATCTCCACCTGAACCCCGGCGGCACCGTTTACCGGGGAACTTACACCGTGGACTACACAGCAGTGATCGGGCATGGTGCTGGCTCGTACCGCAAATACACCACCGACCCGGGGTTCGGGGCCGTCACCTTCGGCACAGACGGCGCGACAGCACCGGATGGCACCATCGAGCACCCCACGAAGACCCATGATGGACAAACTGGAGGCGAAAACGGCATCTACGGATACTTCGACAGGAGAACCGAGTCAAGCATTAACCAAGCCAAGATCTCTCTCGGTCTGCACGATCAACTCACGAATGCGAAACGATGA
- a CDS encoding helix-turn-helix domain-containing protein produces the protein MATEQAAEKLNMSVNQIRALLKSGDLRDIQIDGRNVWRIAATDVESYIAEAYRVTAERIAAGGLPE, from the coding sequence CTGGCCACGGAACAGGCTGCCGAGAAACTGAACATGTCAGTGAACCAGATCCGGGCGCTGCTCAAGTCTGGTGATCTGCGGGATATCCAGATCGATGGCCGGAACGTCTGGCGCATCGCTGCAACCGACGTCGAGAGCTACATCGCTGAGGCGTACAGGGTCACTGCAGAGCGGATCGCCGCCGGCGGACTGCCTGAGTGA
- a CDS encoding 4'-phosphopantetheinyl transferase superfamily protein: MDSPVLDLRQLHDPRIPDTRLEVLGKPAERRALRYANPAHRNEFVAGRLAVLHFAATLVGVESRRLVPDFHCPRCGPGQDHGRPGFMLDGGAAPLALSASRASGWVLLAGVVHAPEGLRLGVDLESTGKATFEGFDDIALTATEKRFLSTISDQERDSQRARLWARKEAWLKMTGEGLRRNPAELDVLDLPGLRDITERALPDGLVAALALG; the protein is encoded by the coding sequence ATGGACAGTCCGGTGCTTGACCTACGGCAGCTCCATGACCCCCGCATTCCTGACACCAGACTTGAGGTACTCGGGAAACCTGCCGAACGACGCGCCCTACGCTACGCCAACCCTGCACATCGAAACGAGTTCGTGGCCGGCCGGTTGGCCGTACTGCACTTTGCGGCGACGCTTGTGGGAGTGGAGTCCCGCCGCCTCGTTCCTGACTTTCACTGTCCGCGGTGCGGCCCCGGCCAGGACCATGGTCGCCCAGGGTTCATGCTCGACGGCGGCGCCGCGCCTCTGGCGCTCAGTGCATCCCGGGCGTCGGGCTGGGTACTACTGGCCGGCGTCGTGCATGCTCCCGAAGGACTACGGCTGGGAGTGGATCTTGAATCGACCGGCAAAGCAACCTTCGAAGGCTTTGACGACATCGCGCTGACCGCAACCGAGAAACGCTTCCTGTCCACCATCTCGGATCAGGAGCGAGATAGTCAGCGCGCGCGCCTGTGGGCACGCAAAGAGGCATGGCTGAAGATGACGGGGGAGGGCCTGAGGCGCAACCCCGCAGAGCTGGATGTGCTGGACCTGCCCGGCCTGAGGGATATCACGGAAAGGGCACTGCCTGACGGTTTGGTAGCCGCCTTGGCACTGGGTTAG
- a CDS encoding M1 family metallopeptidase gives MAAPINTHLTEADPYALNHGSSAYRVDRYELDLDVRLGSNKLIGKAVLRCTVLEPMAQIVLDLVGLRASKVQLDGKKVQKFSHRAEHLVLTPVSPLKAGQQFSLEIRYDGNPQPRRGLWGEVGWEELNDGVLVAGQPNGAASWFPCNDHPRYKSSFLISVTTDDNYRPVCNGRLVSHSRKSSRETWVYENSEPMATYLATVQIGRYAKVPLHVDDTHHRVPQFVAVTPETAVDALQGLRRQPDMMRTFEDCFGPYPFADYTSVVTEDELEIPLEAQTVSIFGRNHMRDTWDSQRLIAHELSHQWFGNSLTVTSWKDIWLHEGFACYAEWLWSEESRTMTVASRATAAWKRLDAGPQDLLVGDPGPELMFDDRVYKRGALAVHAVRMAAGDEAFFGFLQHWTATNRHGSVSTESFVAAADAFLPGFDCASIIRPWLYEASLPALPSAR, from the coding sequence ATGGCCGCTCCAATCAATACTCACCTCACCGAAGCCGACCCCTACGCCTTGAACCACGGCAGCAGCGCCTACCGCGTGGACAGGTACGAGTTGGACCTCGATGTCAGGCTGGGCAGCAACAAGCTGATCGGCAAGGCAGTCCTGCGATGCACGGTCCTGGAGCCCATGGCCCAGATCGTCCTTGACCTGGTAGGACTGCGGGCGAGCAAGGTTCAGCTGGACGGCAAGAAGGTGCAGAAGTTCAGTCACCGGGCAGAACACCTCGTGCTGACACCTGTGTCCCCGCTCAAGGCCGGCCAGCAGTTCTCCTTGGAGATCCGCTACGACGGCAACCCGCAGCCGCGCCGCGGCCTGTGGGGCGAAGTGGGGTGGGAAGAACTGAACGACGGCGTCCTGGTGGCCGGCCAGCCAAACGGCGCGGCGTCCTGGTTCCCCTGCAACGACCATCCCCGGTACAAGTCGAGTTTCCTCATCTCGGTAACCACGGACGATAACTACCGCCCGGTGTGCAACGGCAGGCTGGTATCCCACTCGCGAAAATCAAGCCGGGAAACGTGGGTTTACGAAAACAGCGAGCCCATGGCAACCTATTTGGCCACTGTTCAGATCGGGCGGTACGCCAAGGTTCCGCTGCACGTGGACGACACCCACCACCGTGTCCCTCAATTCGTAGCCGTCACCCCCGAAACGGCCGTTGACGCCCTTCAAGGCCTGCGACGTCAGCCGGACATGATGCGTACTTTCGAGGACTGCTTCGGCCCCTACCCCTTCGCCGATTACACCTCCGTGGTTACTGAGGATGAACTCGAAATTCCGCTGGAAGCCCAGACTGTTTCCATCTTTGGCCGGAACCATATGCGCGATACCTGGGATTCACAGCGCTTGATCGCGCACGAACTATCCCACCAGTGGTTTGGTAATTCCCTGACGGTCACCAGCTGGAAAGACATCTGGCTGCACGAAGGCTTCGCCTGCTACGCCGAATGGTTGTGGTCCGAGGAATCCAGGACCATGACTGTTGCCTCGCGGGCAACAGCCGCATGGAAAAGGCTCGACGCCGGGCCGCAGGACCTGCTGGTAGGTGACCCGGGCCCTGAGCTGATGTTCGATGACCGCGTCTACAAGCGCGGCGCACTTGCCGTTCACGCTGTGCGGATGGCGGCCGGGGACGAAGCGTTCTTCGGATTCCTGCAGCACTGGACGGCCACGAACCGGCACGGCTCAGTCTCCACGGAATCGTTCGTCGCAGCTGCGGACGCGTTCCTTCCGGGCTTTGATTGCGCCTCGATTATCCGCCCGTGGCTGTACGAAGCTTCGCTGCCGGCCCTGCCTTCGGCGCGCTAA
- a CDS encoding Pls/PosA family non-ribosomal peptide synthetase — protein MTYRPQLPGGPLAPAERTLVDILEATAASFPEASALDDGHKSLSYTELLKAVRSFAAKLNASGLGRGDKIGVRIPSGTNELYIAILGILMAGSAYVPVDADDPEERARLVFGEAKVAAVIAAGLDIQLSGPARDAVSSPAGPALDDDSWIIFTSGSTGTPKGVAVKHRSSAAFVDAEARIFLQPEPIGPQDRVLAGLSVAFDASCEEMWLAWRHGACLVPAPRALVRTGMDLGPWLINHGITVVSTVPTLAALWPAEALENVRLLIFGGEACPPELAERLAVDGREVWNTYGPTEATVVACAAPLGGPGPVRIGLPLDGWDLAVVDSHGVPVPEGGIGELIIGGVGLARYLDPAKDAEKYAPMPTLGWERAYRSGDLVRFETEGLIFMGRADEQVKLGGRRIELGEVDAALQSLPGVAGAAAAVQTTAAGNQILVGYLAPVDGYELSMDDSRQLLGESLPAALIPLLTVVDSLPTKTSGKVDRHALPWPLAGAGATEAGNAPLNLPDDARWVVEQWESVLGSPVSSLDADFFAYGGGSLAAAQLVSALRVRYPTITVADIYATPRIGALIDAARQSLPDGGAPGPAAERSVRPTALKSQVFQVLMGVPLHILVGMRWLTYLMAANKLLADFAGFAAAPVLSWWWIAASWLVFVSPLGRMTISVLAARILLGRVEPGTYPRSGKTHLRLWLAEQIQDLSGAIGLASAPFVPYYARALGAKIGRDVHLHSLPPVTGLLSLGSGANIEPEVDLSGWWVDGDSVHIGQIHVGAGAVVGARSTLMPGATIGAGAHVDAGSAVLGKVKAGHLVAGSPAERRGKAKHEWPEPSSRRAGMDRLWFSAFAGASALLALIPYISAFAGALVVLAFIQGHKSLGTALPQIALAVPLAALVWFFGNLVLILIFARLLGLGLKEGYYRVRSRIGWQVWATERLLDMARDLLFPVYASLFTPVWLRLLGAKVGKNVEASTVLLVPKMTTIGDGAFLADDTMVASYELGGGWMKIAPAKIGKRSFLGNSGMTAAGRNVPKNSLVAVLSATPAKAKSGTSWLGSPPVRLRRTAVDADQTRTFRPALKLKIARALWELCRLIPVILTVAIAVSVMLVLDGIARSWGYWAAAVLGGVVMLSAGAVAALSSIVAKWVLVGTIRSGEHPLWSSFIWRNEVVDTFIEMVSAPWFARSAAGTPALVWWLRGLGAKIGSGTWCESYWLPEADLVTLGENSTVNRGCVVQTHLFHDRVMSLDTVTLGNGATMGPHGVILPAASIGDGGTVGPASLVMRGETVPAGTYWMGNPVSPWVGPSAQAPRLK, from the coding sequence ATGACGTACCGTCCCCAGCTGCCCGGTGGCCCTTTGGCCCCTGCCGAACGCACTCTCGTGGACATTCTGGAGGCGACGGCAGCCTCCTTTCCAGAGGCTTCGGCCTTGGATGACGGGCACAAGTCACTGAGCTATACCGAGCTGCTGAAGGCGGTTCGATCTTTTGCCGCAAAGTTGAACGCATCAGGGCTTGGGCGAGGAGACAAAATCGGTGTCCGGATTCCGTCGGGCACCAACGAGCTCTACATCGCCATCCTGGGAATCCTCATGGCCGGTTCCGCTTACGTTCCCGTGGATGCGGACGATCCCGAGGAGCGGGCCCGTCTGGTGTTCGGTGAAGCCAAGGTGGCTGCCGTCATTGCCGCAGGCCTGGACATCCAGCTTTCCGGTCCCGCCAGAGATGCTGTTTCCTCACCGGCAGGCCCCGCGCTGGATGATGACTCCTGGATCATCTTCACCTCCGGATCCACCGGTACCCCCAAAGGAGTTGCGGTCAAGCACCGTTCCTCAGCGGCGTTCGTTGATGCAGAAGCCCGCATCTTCCTCCAGCCCGAGCCGATCGGTCCCCAGGACCGTGTGCTGGCCGGCCTATCGGTGGCCTTTGACGCTTCCTGCGAGGAGATGTGGCTGGCCTGGCGTCACGGAGCCTGCCTGGTGCCTGCGCCACGAGCCCTTGTCCGGACCGGGATGGACCTGGGGCCCTGGCTCATCAACCACGGGATCACAGTGGTTTCCACCGTGCCTACCCTCGCCGCATTGTGGCCCGCGGAAGCACTGGAAAACGTCCGCCTCCTGATCTTCGGCGGAGAGGCCTGCCCGCCGGAGCTGGCCGAACGCCTGGCCGTGGATGGCCGTGAAGTGTGGAACACCTATGGACCCACCGAGGCGACCGTCGTCGCCTGCGCCGCACCCCTTGGCGGACCCGGCCCCGTACGGATCGGCTTGCCGCTGGACGGGTGGGACCTCGCCGTCGTCGATTCACATGGCGTTCCCGTTCCCGAAGGCGGGATCGGGGAACTGATCATCGGCGGAGTCGGGTTGGCCCGGTACCTGGATCCCGCCAAGGATGCCGAGAAGTACGCCCCAATGCCAACGCTCGGATGGGAACGTGCGTACCGCTCGGGTGACCTGGTGCGCTTCGAAACCGAGGGCCTGATCTTCATGGGCAGGGCCGATGAACAGGTCAAACTCGGCGGACGTCGGATTGAACTGGGCGAAGTTGATGCAGCGCTGCAGTCCTTGCCCGGCGTCGCAGGTGCGGCTGCCGCAGTGCAGACGACGGCGGCCGGCAACCAGATCCTGGTGGGTTACCTGGCTCCCGTTGACGGTTATGAACTGTCCATGGACGATTCCCGCCAACTTCTGGGCGAGAGCCTGCCGGCTGCTCTGATCCCCCTGCTGACAGTGGTGGATTCGCTTCCTACCAAGACCAGCGGCAAAGTGGACCGCCATGCGCTGCCCTGGCCGCTGGCAGGAGCGGGCGCCACCGAGGCAGGCAACGCTCCACTGAACCTGCCCGATGACGCCCGGTGGGTGGTGGAGCAGTGGGAATCGGTACTGGGCAGCCCCGTCAGTTCACTCGATGCCGACTTCTTCGCTTATGGTGGCGGATCCCTGGCTGCGGCCCAGCTCGTGTCGGCACTCCGGGTCCGCTACCCCACCATCACCGTGGCTGACATCTATGCCACTCCGCGCATCGGCGCCCTGATTGACGCCGCCCGGCAATCACTGCCCGACGGCGGCGCGCCAGGCCCCGCTGCAGAGCGCAGCGTCCGCCCCACCGCCTTGAAGTCACAAGTCTTCCAGGTCCTCATGGGCGTGCCGCTCCACATCCTCGTAGGGATGCGTTGGCTGACCTACCTTATGGCTGCCAACAAACTACTGGCCGACTTCGCCGGGTTCGCTGCCGCTCCCGTTCTCTCCTGGTGGTGGATCGCTGCGTCATGGCTGGTCTTTGTCAGCCCTCTGGGTCGCATGACGATCTCGGTGCTGGCGGCCCGCATCCTGCTCGGCAGGGTTGAACCAGGAACCTACCCCAGGTCCGGCAAGACGCACTTGCGGCTGTGGCTCGCAGAACAGATTCAAGACCTTTCGGGTGCCATAGGCCTGGCCAGCGCCCCGTTTGTCCCCTACTACGCGCGCGCCCTCGGTGCGAAAATCGGCAGGGACGTCCACCTTCACTCCTTACCCCCGGTGACGGGCCTGCTGTCCTTGGGCAGCGGAGCGAACATCGAGCCTGAAGTGGACCTTTCCGGCTGGTGGGTGGACGGTGACTCGGTGCACATTGGCCAGATCCATGTGGGAGCCGGTGCAGTGGTGGGTGCCCGGAGCACCCTGATGCCCGGAGCCACCATAGGTGCGGGGGCCCACGTTGATGCCGGATCCGCTGTGCTGGGCAAAGTCAAAGCCGGACACCTGGTGGCCGGCTCACCGGCAGAACGCCGCGGAAAAGCCAAACACGAATGGCCTGAACCAAGCAGCCGCCGCGCGGGCATGGACCGGCTTTGGTTCTCCGCTTTCGCTGGCGCGTCAGCTTTGCTGGCCCTCATCCCCTACATCTCTGCCTTTGCAGGCGCACTGGTGGTTTTGGCTTTCATCCAGGGCCACAAGTCCCTGGGAACGGCCCTTCCACAGATTGCCTTGGCCGTTCCGCTCGCTGCTTTGGTGTGGTTCTTCGGCAACCTGGTACTGATCCTGATTTTTGCCAGGCTCCTCGGCCTGGGTCTGAAAGAGGGCTATTACCGGGTGCGCAGCCGCATCGGGTGGCAGGTCTGGGCTACCGAACGCCTCCTGGACATGGCCCGGGATCTCCTGTTTCCGGTCTACGCGAGCCTCTTTACCCCCGTCTGGTTGCGTCTCCTCGGGGCCAAGGTTGGCAAGAACGTGGAAGCCTCAACCGTGCTCCTCGTTCCCAAAATGACCACCATCGGCGACGGCGCCTTCCTTGCGGACGACACCATGGTGGCATCGTATGAACTTGGTGGCGGCTGGATGAAAATTGCACCGGCCAAAATCGGGAAGCGTTCCTTCCTGGGCAACTCCGGCATGACGGCCGCCGGGCGGAACGTACCCAAGAACTCTCTGGTGGCTGTCCTCTCGGCCACCCCGGCCAAAGCGAAGTCGGGCACGTCCTGGCTTGGCAGTCCGCCCGTCAGGTTGCGCCGCACCGCCGTCGATGCTGATCAGACCCGTACCTTCCGCCCGGCCCTCAAGCTGAAGATCGCCAGGGCACTGTGGGAACTGTGCCGCCTGATTCCGGTCATCCTCACCGTGGCCATAGCCGTCAGCGTGATGCTGGTCCTGGATGGAATCGCGCGCAGCTGGGGTTACTGGGCAGCAGCGGTCCTTGGCGGCGTGGTGATGTTGTCAGCAGGAGCCGTGGCCGCGCTGAGTTCCATTGTGGCCAAGTGGGTTCTGGTGGGGACCATCCGCTCGGGAGAACATCCGCTGTGGAGCTCGTTCATTTGGCGCAACGAAGTGGTGGATACCTTCATTGAGATGGTCAGTGCCCCGTGGTTCGCCCGATCCGCCGCTGGTACCCCTGCCCTGGTGTGGTGGCTGCGTGGGCTTGGCGCGAAGATCGGCAGTGGAACGTGGTGCGAGAGCTACTGGCTCCCCGAAGCCGACCTCGTCACCCTGGGCGAAAACTCCACCGTCAACCGTGGCTGCGTAGTCCAGACACACCTCTTCCACGACCGTGTCATGAGCCTTGACACCGTGACGCTCGGCAACGGCGCCACCATGGGCCCGCACGGGGTCATCCTCCCCGCGGCAAGCATCGGCGACGGCGGAACTGTGGGGCCGGCGTCGTTGGTCATGCGCGGCGAAACCGTCCCGGCCGGGACGTACTGGATGGGCAACCCCGTGAGCCCTTGGGTGGGTCCGTCAGCACAAGCGCCGCGCCTGAAGTAG
- a CDS encoding quinone oxidoreductase — MTHAIVAQQPGGPEVLEYATVEIPKPGPGQLLIKVAAAGVNFIETYQRSGTYKVEYPFTPGAEAAGTVEAVGEGVEEFSVGDRVATAEGSRTYAEYALVEAGKALPVPDGVDDHTAAALPLQGITAHYLMNSSFRVEPGHTVLLHAGAGGVGLLLTQLLKARGARVITTVSSDEKADLSTLAGADEVLRYDGFADRVRELTDGEGVNVVYDGVGKDTFDDSLRSLRIRGAMVLFGAASGPVPPFDPQRLNAAGSLTLTRPTMAHFVQNAQERRWRSAEIFDAAANGTLAVRVGATYPLAEAAQAHRDLEGRRTTGKVLLVP, encoded by the coding sequence ATGACGCACGCCATCGTTGCACAGCAGCCCGGAGGACCTGAGGTCCTCGAGTACGCCACTGTGGAAATACCGAAGCCTGGCCCCGGCCAGCTGTTGATCAAGGTCGCAGCTGCCGGGGTCAACTTCATTGAGACCTACCAACGCAGCGGCACCTACAAGGTGGAATACCCCTTCACCCCGGGCGCTGAGGCCGCTGGCACGGTGGAGGCCGTAGGCGAAGGTGTCGAAGAATTTTCCGTGGGTGACCGGGTCGCCACGGCCGAGGGAAGCCGAACCTACGCGGAGTACGCCCTCGTGGAGGCGGGCAAGGCACTTCCGGTTCCTGACGGCGTCGACGACCACACCGCTGCGGCCCTGCCGCTGCAGGGCATCACCGCGCATTACCTGATGAACTCATCGTTCCGGGTAGAGCCGGGCCACACCGTCCTCCTGCATGCAGGAGCCGGTGGTGTTGGCCTCCTGCTGACTCAGCTCCTGAAGGCACGCGGCGCCCGCGTCATCACCACGGTCTCCTCGGATGAGAAGGCCGATCTCTCTACCTTGGCCGGCGCCGATGAGGTTCTCCGCTATGACGGATTCGCTGACAGGGTCCGCGAACTGACCGACGGCGAAGGCGTCAACGTGGTGTACGACGGCGTGGGTAAAGACACGTTCGACGATTCCCTTAGAAGCCTTCGCATCCGAGGCGCCATGGTGCTCTTCGGCGCCGCCTCCGGCCCCGTACCGCCATTTGATCCCCAGCGTCTGAACGCCGCCGGTTCACTGACGCTGACCAGGCCCACCATGGCGCACTTCGTCCAGAACGCCCAGGAGCGCCGGTGGCGTTCAGCAGAGATTTTCGATGCCGCCGCCAACGGCACTTTGGCTGTCAGGGTGGGCGCAACCTACCCGCTCGCGGAGGCAGCCCAGGCGCACCGGGACCTGGAAGGACGGCGGACCACCGGCAAAGTACTCCTGGTTCCCTGA
- a CDS encoding acyl-CoA desaturase, producing the protein MSPTSTAERPKARAIQPNPVVQSYSELLKSVKSAGLLERRSGFYIWVFVALVLLMAGTWLGFALIGDSWYQLLIAAAVGILCTQLSFLAHEAGHKQIFASRRANDWSARLLATGVAGISYSWWEQKHGAHHNHPNVISKDPDIRNNALVFYEDAAAERKGRLAFLTKKQGWFFFPLLTLLGLSLQFDSLRFVFGKQKVRHRWVETPILVTRLAALPILAFTFLPIGMAFAFLGVQIMVYGFYMGASFAPNHKGMPVLPKDSRVDFLNRQILTSRNISGGIFMDFLLGGLNRQVEHHLFPDMARPHLYKATKIVREFCAKHSINYTETTLIQSYGIVVRYLNDVGLAAGRGFDCPVASTHGRR; encoded by the coding sequence ATGTCACCCACGTCCACCGCTGAGCGCCCCAAAGCTCGCGCAATTCAACCCAACCCCGTCGTCCAGAGCTACTCAGAGCTCCTCAAGAGCGTGAAATCCGCCGGACTCCTCGAACGCCGCAGTGGCTTCTACATCTGGGTCTTCGTGGCCCTGGTATTGCTCATGGCGGGCACTTGGCTGGGCTTCGCCCTCATTGGCGATTCCTGGTATCAGCTCCTGATTGCCGCTGCCGTAGGCATCCTGTGCACGCAGCTGAGCTTCCTTGCCCACGAGGCAGGCCACAAGCAGATTTTCGCCTCGCGCAGGGCCAATGACTGGTCCGCCCGCCTCCTTGCCACCGGCGTAGCAGGCATCAGTTACTCCTGGTGGGAACAGAAGCACGGAGCCCACCACAACCACCCCAACGTCATCTCCAAGGACCCGGACATCAGGAACAACGCCTTGGTGTTCTACGAAGACGCCGCGGCCGAACGTAAAGGCCGCCTGGCTTTCCTGACCAAGAAGCAGGGCTGGTTCTTCTTCCCGCTCCTGACGCTCCTGGGCCTGAGCCTGCAGTTTGACTCCCTTCGCTTTGTTTTCGGCAAGCAGAAAGTACGTCACCGCTGGGTGGAGACACCCATCCTGGTCACCAGGCTTGCCGCCCTCCCAATCCTGGCTTTCACGTTCCTGCCCATCGGCATGGCGTTCGCCTTCCTGGGCGTACAGATCATGGTTTACGGCTTCTACATGGGTGCCTCGTTCGCACCCAACCACAAGGGCATGCCGGTCCTCCCCAAGGACAGCCGCGTGGACTTCCTCAACCGCCAGATTCTGACGTCGCGGAACATCTCCGGTGGCATTTTCATGGACTTCCTCCTTGGCGGACTCAACCGGCAGGTGGAGCATCACCTGTTCCCGGACATGGCCCGCCCCCACTTGTACAAGGCCACAAAAATCGTGCGCGAGTTCTGCGCCAAGCACTCCATTAACTACACGGAAACCACGCTGATACAGTCCTACGGGATCGTTGTCAGATACCTCAATGACGTGGGCCTGGCAGCAGGCCGCGGCTTCGACTGCCCGGTGGCTTCGACGCACGGACGCCGTTAG